The proteins below come from a single Pandoraea apista genomic window:
- a CDS encoding LysR substrate-binding domain-containing protein has protein sequence MRRLPPLNALRSFEAAGRLNSLTLAAEALNVTQSAVAQQIRVLEDFLGQKLFERDGRTIRLTVRGRHYWTDVCACLGRLTEATEQMLNMTATTPLRVNASTSFLHAWLLPQLPRFRAQYPDIPIEVVATPDTNVIHLDDTSDVVIRRYTPELRRRGFVSRPLMRNEAVAVCAPTHPMLATLREPADLLGAPLLHYAGMPQAWQYWFHRAGVAVSETLRGAFFEEFLLSLRAAVSGLGICLAPRGVVRDDLDNGQLVALFDDTVTLEGPPYHTLCRETDSEPHLATFIDWLQCSVDPQDRPALAA, from the coding sequence ATGCGCCGATTGCCGCCGCTCAATGCCCTGCGCAGCTTCGAAGCCGCCGGTCGCCTGAACAGTCTGACGCTGGCTGCGGAAGCCCTGAACGTGACGCAAAGCGCCGTCGCACAACAAATCCGTGTGCTCGAAGACTTCCTGGGACAAAAACTCTTCGAACGCGACGGCCGGACGATTCGCCTCACAGTTCGCGGACGCCATTACTGGACCGACGTTTGCGCATGTCTGGGTCGACTCACCGAGGCGACCGAGCAGATGTTGAACATGACCGCCACCACACCGTTGCGCGTAAATGCATCGACGTCATTTCTGCACGCCTGGTTACTCCCGCAACTTCCCCGCTTTCGGGCGCAGTATCCCGACATCCCCATCGAGGTTGTCGCGACACCCGACACCAACGTCATTCACCTGGACGATACGAGCGATGTCGTGATCCGGCGCTATACGCCGGAGTTACGACGGCGCGGCTTCGTGAGCCGTCCGTTGATGCGTAACGAAGCCGTGGCGGTGTGCGCCCCCACGCACCCCATGCTAGCCACGCTGCGCGAACCGGCCGACTTGCTCGGCGCCCCCTTGCTGCATTACGCGGGGATGCCGCAGGCGTGGCAGTACTGGTTTCACCGTGCCGGAGTCGCCGTCAGCGAAACGCTGCGCGGCGCGTTTTTCGAAGAGTTCCTGCTATCGCTGCGCGCGGCGGTCAGCGGCCTGGGTATTTGTCTCGCTCCGCGCGGCGTCGTGCGTGACGACCTCGACAATGGACAGCTCGTCGCACTGTTCGACGACACCGTCACTCTCGAGGGGCCTCCCTACCACACCCTTTGCCGGGAGACGGATAGCGAGCCTCACCTCGCAACGTTCATTGACTGGCTTCAATGCAGCGTCGATCCGCAAGACCGTCCAGCGCTGGCGGCGTAA